The following coding sequences lie in one Silurus meridionalis isolate SWU-2019-XX chromosome 19, ASM1480568v1, whole genome shotgun sequence genomic window:
- the LOC124402006 gene encoding elastase-1-like → MLRFILLSVLVALAVAADRPEPRYLEYVGERVVGGEVARPNTWRWQISLQYLSGSSYYHTCGGTLIRTRWVMTAAHCVDTQRTWRVILGEHDIYNHEGTEQYMSVSAVHIHPQWNRNNVAGGYDIALLRLSSDATLNSYVQLAALPPSGQVLPNNNPCYITGWGRTQTGGQLSAKLKQAYMPVVDHQTCSSSSWWGSTVKNTMVCTGGYNESGCQGDSGGPLNCQVNGQYVVHGVTSFVSSLGCNTVRKPTVFTRVSAYNSWISSIIG, encoded by the exons ATGCTAAGATTCATTTTGTTGAGCGTCCTGGTAGCCCTGG ctgtGGCCGCAGACAGGCCTGAGCCTAGATACCTGGAGTATGTAGGGGAAAGAGTTGTAGGTGGAGAAGTGGCCCGGCCGAACACATGGCGCTGGCAG ATTTCACTACAGTATTTGTCTGGCAGTTCTTACTACCACACATGCGGCGGAACTCTGATCAGGACTCGCTGGGTTATGACTGCTGCTCACTGTGTTGACAC ACAAAGAACATGGCGTGTTATCCTGGGAGAACACGACATTTACAACCATGAAGGCACAGAACAGTACATGAGTGTCAGTGCTGTCCACATTCACCCTCAGTGGAACCGCAATAATGTTGCTGGAGG GTATGACATTGCCCTGCTGCGTCTGTCTTCTGATGCCACCCTGAACTCCTATGTGCAGTTGGCGGCTTTACCTCCCTCAGGTCAGGTTCTGCCCAACAACAACCCCTGTTACATCACCGGCTGGGGAAGAACTCAGA CTGGCGGTCAGCTTTCTGCTAAGCTGAAACAAGCCTATATGCCTGTGGTGGACCATCAGACGTGCTCGAGCAGCAGCTGGTGGGGCAGCACGGTCAAGAACACCATGGTGTGCACTGGAGGCTACAATGAATCCGGTTGCCAG GGTGACTCTGGCGGCCCCCTGAACTGCCAAGTGAACGGACAGTACGTTGTCCATGGAGTTACCAGCTTTGTGTCATCTCTGGGCTGCAACACTGTGAGGAAGCCCACCGTCTTTACCCGTGTCTCAGCCTACAATAGCTGGATCAGTAGT ATCATTGGATAA